The genomic segment CACAACACGATCGCTGCGAACACGAAAACCCGTAGACAAACCAGTGCAACCGAAGCCAACAACGCCAGCGCCCTCTGAAACACCGAGGAAACCATGCTGAAGAACTCCTTCATGCTGGCGGTTCGTGTCGATGGTGAGATTGTCGTAGTAGCGTTCGGAGAGAATGAGCCGATCATGGAAGGTACCGTATTGGCTTGTGTTGTCATCTTTACTTCCCCGCTGTGACCTTAGTTCGGACATGTCCGACATTTAGGAGTTCTCGTTCCGCAAAGAGCATCCGCGCGGACAGAGCGAATAGATTGAATCCGAATACCCCAAGATAGCCATAGAGCAACCACGCAAGTTCACGCGGGCTCAAGTTTTTTCCAAACAGGAGAGCGATCGAGGAGATCGCGGCAACAATCGCCGAGGCGTAACACCACTTCGCACCCTGGTGTGCCGACGTCCCTCTTGCGACAATGAACTCTGTGATCGCTGCCGTGGCCGCCTGAACCGCCGCGAGATAGATGAACCAGTGGAGTCTGACGCGGTCAGACACCAGTGCGAACAGAAGGATTCCGATCACGGCTCCACAGATCCCCAGCATCCTCAGAGCAAGTCGGCCAGGCTGCTGACGGGGGATCATGAAGCTGGTTGTAAGAATGATCGCGCTATCGATCGTCCCGTATGCCGCTAGACAAAGAATCGAAATCACGACAGCAAAAGGAAGCAGGAGAATCGTCGACGCCATCTCCGGGATGAACAAGACCCCTGTTCCGGCAACTACCGCAAGAAGACCGCGGATCATTGTGGCTGCCCAGTACTCTGAATAGGTCTTCATCTACTACCCTCCGCCGTTCGCCGAACTCTTATGAACTCTCTCCGGTGGCTCCTGGGAATGAAGCTACGCGGTGAGCTCATCTGATCGCCGTACGATGTTCTCGCAGTCGTCTCTGCAGAGCTGTGACGGTCGTCACAGACATGGGTGCACAGCATCACTTTCAATGGAGTGTAAGCCAGACATCGCACTGGCATTTAGCGTGGAAAAGGCGCGCTCACGTTGAACGATCGAGGTGTCGTATGCCGGTCATTGGAGAACGTGTCTCTGTTTCTGTGAAAAAGATTCTGCTCGCAACGGACTTCTCCTCCGTATCGGAGAAAGCTGCTTCGTACGCAAAAGCTTTGGCTCGTCGCTTCTCCTCCACTGTGGAGATCGTGCATGTCTTCGATCCGTCAATCGTCACATCATACGAAGAGGCAATCATAGGCCTACCGGTGAGGGAGAGGCAGCAAGTCAGTAACGAGGACCTTGAGCGATTACGAGACGACTTCTCCGCTTTTGGAATCGATGTACGAACTATGTCACCTGAAGGACATCGACCGTCTGCGGAGCTCATCCAGATCGCGAAGGAGCACGAAGTCGACCTGATCGTTGCGGGAACGCAGTCCAAGTCGGGAGTGGAGAGACTAATCCTGGGCTCAACAGCGGAACAACTTATTCGAAATGCAAAGTGCCCTGTACTTACCGTGGGTCCTAATGCCAAGCCCCTTGGAGATGCTCCTCTAGCTTTCCAGACGATTGTCTATGCGACCGATTTCTCTGCCGAGGCGGCGAAGGCGGCAGTGTACGCTCTTTCCTTCGCCCAGGACAGCGGTGCTCGTCTCTATTTCTGTTACGTGCCTCAGACTGCTACCACTTGGAAGAGGGATTTCGTGGATGGGGCGTTCGAATCCGCTCTGAAAAGAATGATTCCCGAGTCTTCTTACGACTGGTGCAACCCCGAATGCGTGGTTGAGCACGGTGACGCCGCTAAGGCCATCCTTGAACTAGCAACGAAGGTTCAGGCAGACCTAATCGTATTAGGTGCGCGCAAAGCGTCGTTCTGGCTGACGTACATCGAGCGTGGCTTGACTCCTGATTTGTTGGCTCAGGCCACTTGCCCGGTAATGACTGTGTGTTAACTGGGCGGAAATCAGTGCGACGGTTGCGTGTTGCCGCACGATAATTCAACGGGATAGGATATAGTTCAAGGCAACATCATTAGCGTCCCATGTGGCATAGAGGCCACTTTCGGAATGCTTCCTCTTGCCAAAGCTCGATCGATGCACCATTGTGATACCTGTGAGTTGCGCTCGCTGCGAATGTTCTGCAATCTGAGCGCTGAGGCGCTCGCGGACTTCGGGTCGATCGGTGTACAGGCCACTCTTTCGAAGGGCGCGAAGCTCTTTCAGGAGGATGGGCCGAGCAACGGCGTCTTTGTCATCTGCACGGGTCAGGTCAAGCTTTCCTGCACTTCGAGAGAAGGAAGAACCCTGATTCTCAAGATCGCCACGCCAGGAGATGTTCTCGGGCTCGGAGCGGTCATCTCCGGATCGAGATATGAGGTGACAGCAGAGACGATTGAGCCGACTGAGATCAAAAGCATTCGTCGAGAGGAGTTCCTCTCCTTTATCCATAAGCACGGTGAAGCAAGCCTCCATGCAGCCAAGGCGCTGTCCGAAGAGTACAAAGCGGTGTTCTTCGATGCCCGTCGCCTGGCGCTGTCCGGTTCGGCGGCAGGCCGGCTTGCGGGCGTACTGCTCGATTGGGGGAGAGCAGCGTCCTGCGGCAAGCCTGAGATGCGCTTCACGATGGCCCTTACCCACGAGGAGTTGGCCAATCTGGTTGGTAGCTCTCGTGAGACCGTCACTCGCATGTTGGGACGCTTCAAGAGGGAGAGACTAATCCAAATGCGGGGTGCTTCGATTCTCATCCTCGCTCCGGATAAGCTGGAGCAGCTTTCGGCGTGAAGCCTCCTGAGTGCCGCTTCCTTCGTTCATCTTAACTTCAGGTGCATGCACCCTGTGATCTCTGTCACAGCTTTGTTTCTCGAGACCTCATAAAATTTTTAGCGGTAGAGGTGGTCCATGGCCAGTAGCTGTGTCAACCCTGCTTGTCGCACAGAGTTCAAGTTCTTCAACACCGGAGATCTCTACGCACTTGAAAGGCGCTCTGCGGATACGGAGTTCTTCTGGCTCTGCTCCGCCTGCGTACCAAGTGTCGCACTGTATCTCGACCCGACGGGGTGCGTTTCGGTGAGACCGCGATGTGACGCTGTACGTCCGCAGCCACCTCATCCGGACTGCTATCTGCGGCTGGTTGCTCAGCGCAAGCTCCGTACACCTTGGCACCGCGTCATCCTTGCCCCGGGGCCGACGCTCTCAAGGGGATATGGACGCGATCCGCTTCCTTCGTCGAGCGAGGCCGTATAAACCTTGCAAATATCAAGACACGCGCCGACGTGTCAGAAAGAGAGCAGAACCCATGCAAATGTCCACAATCGATCTAGTACCTTCGTTCAACAAGGTTCTTCTCGCCACTGATTTCTCCGCTGCGTCGCAAGCAGCGTTCCAGACTGCTCTTGGTGTGTGCATTGCGTTTCAAGCAAGTCTCTCTATCCTGCATGTTTTTGAGGACGCCAACACTGTCGCTCCAGAAACAGGAGTGCAGCTGCTTGAATTGGGGAGCTTCTATGAAATCGCTCGAAGCTCACTTGACCGCCTTGTCGAAGAGGCCCGACGGTCAGGTGTAGCCTGTGAGGCCACCATGGGCAGCGGAATTCCTTCTGTGACGATCCTGGAGACGATTACCTCAAAGGCGATCGATCTTGCCATCCTTGGGACGAATGCTCTTCACGGCTTTGAACGGCTCGTCTTCGGCTCAACTGCCGAAGTGGTCCTACGCAAGGCGTCCTGCCCAGTACTGACGGTGGGTCCTCAAGCATCGGACGCTCCCAGGGCAGTTCAGATCAAGAGCCCCGTTGTCTTCGCTACTGATTTTCATCACACCACGACCCATGCGATTTGTTATGCTGCGGCCATCTGCAAGGTAACGGGGTCACCGCTGCATTGCCTGCACGTGCTCCCGCGGACGCTCGAAGGCGGTTCGCGCAGGCATGTCACTCTGCAAATCATGACCGAGGCTTTGAAGCACGTGGCTACCGAGAGTGGCACAACCATCGATCCGCCTGTTTGTGCAATCACATACGGAAGCGAGATCTCGAACGCGGTGGTGGACTATGCCAAACAGCAAAAGGCGAAGCTGATCGTCCTGGGGGTCCGTCAGGCTTCGATGGTGGCTTCGCATGTGCCTGCTCATATCGCCTACCGCATCATCACGGAGGCTTCGTGTCCCGTCCTGACCATGGCCTTTGCGTCCCAACCACACGCGGCGACGCTTGCAGCCGCTTGTTTGTGATCGCTCTCCTGGCGGAAAGTATTCAAGTAGCAAGGAAGTGTGAACTCTATGCCTGAAAGACGCACCGAGAGTAACACAGCAGTTTATTTGGTTGGCGGCGGTATCGCCTCGCTCGCGGCGGCGGCCTTCCTTATTCGCGACGGAGACATCCCGGGCCACAACATCACGATCCTTGAGGAATCAGGCAAGATCGGCGGCAGTCTTGATGCCGCCGGAACTCCCAAAGATGGCTATGTCATGCGCGGCGGCCGAATGATTGAAAGCAAATATCTCTGCACCTATGACCTCTTTTCATCGATCCCTACCCTCGATGAGCGCAAAACGGTTGCGCAGGAGATCTTCGACTGGAATAAGACGATGAAAACCTCATCCAAATCCCGTCTTTTTCGGGGAGGACACAGGCTCAACGCTCCCAAATTTGGTCTGAGCGAAAAGCATATCCTGACCATCGAGCGCTTGGGACTTGAGCCGGAGGGGATTCTCGGGCGAAGCAGCATTTCGGACCAGTTTGACCCTTCGTTCTTTGAAACAGATTTTTGGTTCATGTGGTGTTCGACTTTTGCCTTTCAACCCTGGCACAGCGCGGTCGAATTCAAGCGTTATCTGTTGCGCTTCACTCATATGGTTTCAGGCTTCAACACGCTCAGCGGGATAATGCGAACCGTCTACAACCAGTACGACTCGATGGTACGACCGCTTCAGAAATGGCTAGTAGACCGCGGCGTAAGGTCTGAGTTTAATACCCGCGTCACTAATCTCGGCTTCTGCCATGACGCTGAGGGTTATATCGTGGACCGCATTCTTTGCGAGAGTAACGGCCACAGAGATGAAATAAGGGTACGCGAAAGGGATTATGTAATCGTCACACTGGGATCCATGACCGAGGCTTCCAGTCTGGGTTCCATGGATTCGGTGCCAGTCTTGGAAGGAAAACCCGACAGCGGTTCGTGGGCTCTCTGGAAGAAAATCGCCGACGGCCACCCGCAGTTCGGCCGTCCGGCTAACTTCAGTGACCATATTGAGGAATCGAAGTGGGTGTCTTTTACCACCACTCTCCACGACCCCACCTTCTTCCATCTCATCAGGGATCTCACAGGCAACGTCCCGGGAGAGGGTGGCCTCATCACCTTCCCGGAGTCCAGCTGGTTAGCGTCGATCGTATTGCCTCACCAACCACATTTCATTGGGCAGCCCGAGGACGTTAATGTCTTCTGGGGCTATGGCCTTTTCGTCGATAAACCCGGAGACTTCATCAAGAAATCTATGTCGGCATGCAGCGGTCGGGAGATTATGACAGAGATCATGGGCCACCTTAGGATTGAGGCCGACGCCAGGAAAATACTTGAAACCTGCACCTGCATTCCGTGCATGATGCCCTTCATCACCAGCCAATTCCTGCGTCGAGCCAAAGGTGACCGGCCCCATGTAGTACCTGAGCGCTCGAAGAACCTCGCTTTCATCGGACAATTTTGCGAACTCCCAGACGATGTGGTGTTCACAGTGGAATATTCGATCCGTTCGGCGCAAACCGCAGTGTATTCGTTGCTTCGACTGAGCCGCACACCGCCACCGGTATACAAAGGGAACTACGATCCGCGCGTTTTGCTAAAGGCCTTCCTCGCGTTACACGACAAGAACCCTTAGGCAGAACTGGTTCGCAGCCTCGCACAACGCTTCCCGGATCACCTCAACGACTGTGACAGCGATCACAGCCCCATTCCATTGTGTGCGCCAAAATCAACTTGGGAGATTATCGACGATGCAAACTGCGAATCCTCAAAGATTCTGCGCCGATACGAGTAAATCCTGCACCGGGCCTTGCCCGGGTTACGGAACGCGTACCGATTGCCCACCACTGATCGTTCTCGCGGTGCTATCGGCGCAACGAACCGAATCGAGCGCAGGTGCTAACCGATGAGCGCGACGGCCAGCCTGAAAAGTTCCCAGTGATGGGCGGTGATGTGCCTGCTACTCAAGGCCAACGGTATGAAGGCAATTTCTAGAGATTTATCAACACTTGACGAAAGTTAAGACGCATCTGAGGAAGCCATGAAGATTGGCGAGAAGGTTCGGGCGGATATTGTGGCGGCGATGAAGGCTCGCGATGAGCATAGGGTGACAAC from the Edaphobacter bradus genome contains:
- a CDS encoding universal stress protein — its product is MPVIGERVSVSVKKILLATDFSSVSEKAASYAKALARRFSSTVEIVHVFDPSIVTSYEEAIIGLPVRERQQVSNEDLERLRDDFSAFGIDVRTMSPEGHRPSAELIQIAKEHEVDLIVAGTQSKSGVERLILGSTAEQLIRNAKCPVLTVGPNAKPLGDAPLAFQTIVYATDFSAEAAKAAVYALSFAQDSGARLYFCYVPQTATTWKRDFVDGAFESALKRMIPESSYDWCNPECVVEHGDAAKAILELATKVQADLIVLGARKASFWLTYIERGLTPDLLAQATCPVMTVC
- a CDS encoding Crp/Fnr family transcriptional regulator yields the protein MFCNLSAEALADFGSIGVQATLSKGAKLFQEDGPSNGVFVICTGQVKLSCTSREGRTLILKIATPGDVLGLGAVISGSRYEVTAETIEPTEIKSIRREEFLSFIHKHGEASLHAAKALSEEYKAVFFDARRLALSGSAAGRLAGVLLDWGRAASCGKPEMRFTMALTHEELANLVGSSRETVTRMLGRFKRERLIQMRGASILILAPDKLEQLSA
- a CDS encoding universal stress protein — encoded protein: MQMSTIDLVPSFNKVLLATDFSAASQAAFQTALGVCIAFQASLSILHVFEDANTVAPETGVQLLELGSFYEIARSSLDRLVEEARRSGVACEATMGSGIPSVTILETITSKAIDLAILGTNALHGFERLVFGSTAEVVLRKASCPVLTVGPQASDAPRAVQIKSPVVFATDFHHTTTHAICYAAAICKVTGSPLHCLHVLPRTLEGGSRRHVTLQIMTEALKHVATESGTTIDPPVCAITYGSEISNAVVDYAKQQKAKLIVLGVRQASMVASHVPAHIAYRIITEASCPVLTMAFASQPHAATLAAACL
- a CDS encoding oleate hydratase, with protein sequence MPERRTESNTAVYLVGGGIASLAAAAFLIRDGDIPGHNITILEESGKIGGSLDAAGTPKDGYVMRGGRMIESKYLCTYDLFSSIPTLDERKTVAQEIFDWNKTMKTSSKSRLFRGGHRLNAPKFGLSEKHILTIERLGLEPEGILGRSSISDQFDPSFFETDFWFMWCSTFAFQPWHSAVEFKRYLLRFTHMVSGFNTLSGIMRTVYNQYDSMVRPLQKWLVDRGVRSEFNTRVTNLGFCHDAEGYIVDRILCESNGHRDEIRVRERDYVIVTLGSMTEASSLGSMDSVPVLEGKPDSGSWALWKKIADGHPQFGRPANFSDHIEESKWVSFTTTLHDPTFFHLIRDLTGNVPGEGGLITFPESSWLASIVLPHQPHFIGQPEDVNVFWGYGLFVDKPGDFIKKSMSACSGREIMTEIMGHLRIEADARKILETCTCIPCMMPFITSQFLRRAKGDRPHVVPERSKNLAFIGQFCELPDDVVFTVEYSIRSAQTAVYSLLRLSRTPPPVYKGNYDPRVLLKAFLALHDKNP